The Astyanax mexicanus isolate ESR-SI-001 chromosome 6, AstMex3_surface, whole genome shotgun sequence region atggccctaaagtaatatcacgatattttatggtattttcacgataacgatactcttggcgatatgacaaaacactttttaaaaaattatttcaaaaatacactatacactgcaagaaaataaaaacatatattttattattacatacaatataatattgcacatGCCTaagtgagatataaaaaaatacaataattttatcagatttgtaacagaagtcaatgatccagaatgtcatgatactaataataatgcactccagacaTCTCCAtgtattcaggattaaagtaaaataaatgatactgttcAGAttcaatctgtctctagtagatatataatgggaaatgggatgggtgatatggcacaatattttagggtataatatcgttcacaatatttcaatattttgatatattattattgtgtacaatacgatatggcacacccctaattgaaactaatacaaataaatacaaaatggcTTAACTCAATGGATATTATGGTAGCAGTGTCAGCAAAACATAGGGCAGCCAACATCTTGCAATAACATAAATACGTCTGCAAGTATTGGTTGGAAATAATCATCAaccaatataattccaatatcattgtgcatTCCTCTTACCTTCTGTCATTTGATTTCCAACCAAGATGAACAGCTGGTTGTATGGCATGGGATGTGATTTCGTACagtgccagatcacctttggtcttaaTTTCAGGCACTTTAATCACCCCAGCATTATGTTGGAGGCCCAGCAACTAGCACACCTACCTCTTCTGATTGCATGTTTCTGGGCATGTTGCATTACAAATGTTAAAGGACACTTCACAATCAGTAGACAATTAGTCtcattttgtttcatttattgtTCCTTGTAACcattatcttccttctgaatagaaatgcaatccaacacttccttctgagtACATTTTTTTatgagtgtatatagtgtatacatagacacattattttatatattagtattaaaaaataaaaaataaagagcatGGGGACACAGAGCATGTAACGGGAAAGCCTGTTTTCACTTCTGCTTTTTCAGTTTCACTGCTGGTTTTATATCTAAACTGTAGCCTTTTCTGTGTTGCAAACAGTTTGCACTGttgaaataaattaatgaaataaaagaaCTAAAACAAGGCAGTTTGTAAGATATTTTTAGTTTGGTGGTAGTGTGGTATTATCTATGGCATTTATCCttgcagtaaatacagtaaaagcaGAAATTAGATTATAATTGAAGTAGCTGTTGTATTGTAGATTATAGTGTGTTTGTATATTtgttattaaaaaaaggtgtaatTACTTCTGTTTATACATTGTTTCATTTAGAATCAGAGCATTTGTTCTGGAGAAATGAAAATACAAGTGTATTTAGTCATATTAACATGTTATGAACCCTGAAAATGAAGTGTAAAAATCTGGGACTGTCGGATTTCCACATTAGAATAATGCCCAGTTCTTTGGCCAGTTCTGTGTGGTACTCTGTGATACTTTCATTTCTTTACCAAGGCGGAAGTGAGTCACAAGGGCAGCTTTGTAGTGAAGTTTCATGTCACCACATGTCATTTTTTCCTTCCAAGTGAGCTGCAGAATTGCCCTAATGTGGTAGAGATAAGAACTTACTGGCCGATGCAACGTAAAGTTGTAAAGTTTACTGCCTGTGAATGCTAATATTCATAGTGTTCCATTTAGGTAGTGTCCTGTACCTCAAGTAAGATATAATAAGCTTAAAAGATCAGCATTTACTGGTTGGAAAACTGCATATTTGAAAGtctcagagttaaaaaaaaaaaaaaaaagttgtgactGTATAGTAACTCATACAATTTGAAAAGCATAATAATAATCACACCACTCACCTTTAGCTGTCTTTAGTCTATATTGTGCTCTATCTTGTCTATAGCAATACTGTGTCTAAGTGACACTATAATATTTGTACAGCAGGTGTTTCTGCACAGTTGAACAGTGCACCAACACAGATTTTGGTGTCTTTTTTACATTCCTATAATAAATTACTTTGGACACTGTACTTACATGGTACATATTGACTAGGCTATTTCTAGTGCTTAATCACAATAATTAAGGTGTTATTCTAAGTTAAGATTGCTACATAGTGATGCTTTATGGAACACTAAACAACTACATGAAGAGTGTAATTCAATGTCAATTTTGATGTGGTGCAGGACTGTGTGTAACCTTTTGCAGttaatttgtttgtatatttttctGCATATGCTTATGGTATTTGGCCAACTTACCctgtttaacacttattttattttatcttattttaatttattttattttattaaatataaagttgACCTATAGCTTGGctgtatatcaatattttttcatTGAACTATTGAACTACTATTCAACTATCATTGAAAAGTATCGACAAAATGCTTCAATAAGCATATTAAGATAAGCTTAAGAACACTAATTcaactttacatttcattacagttgGTGTCAAAAAGGTTCATACTGTCAATTACGAATGCTTTACCAGCATGTTTACATACACCAAAGGTAATGGATATACTGTTAATATTAATTGTTCATACATGTTTTGTAtcaactgcaataaaaaaaaatatatatatagtgatgaaTTTTGGCCATCGTCCTGCTCTACCTTGACATTTTTTATACTTGGCCAATTTATATGACATGTGTCTGGATTGTATCCTAATAAgattttagccacatgcatttacaatTGGTAGTCAAATGCACCTCAGGTTAGTCAAGCTCAAATCCGATTGCTGTGTGGGATGAAATATGCAAATCTGCTCAATGGCAACGATTATAACAGGTGTTTGCTGTTAAATGTGTCTTGGAGAGACCGATGTGGCTTTGTGTTTACACTGCTAGAACATggcttaaatgtgtctcagacctcTTCCTaaagtgatttaagtgattttattttgCATCTGTTTTGAATGTGTCTTGGATGTGTAATTTATGTAATACACCACCAGATATATTTGCATTAAATATCTGAACGGCCAGTTTCTCAGAGATTAAGTCTAGTttttaatttcaatttttaatttcaagtctagtttttaatttaaacaagtgtattcaaaacttatccagttcagtaacagcaatgtttagctctgtttaaatacagctacacagcttacataatcttctgtatttagtaaaatatccatcacagcagactctctatctgttaaaaacgaaaaaaacagagacagggGAATTCTGCCCTCAGAATCAGTGAGGGTTAGGAAAAAACGGAAAGTGCTTATTTTCTATGTGTTTTATACTAACCCATCACTCGTGCTGAACCCATCACTCGTGCTGCTGATGTTTTATCTATTAAAGCTACAGATTTGAAGAGTTTTGTGCATATGTTCATAAACATCTTGATAAGGACATTAGATTTATCATTGTCTTATGAATTTTTCTGCAGTTTCttaatttatatttgtaattgtaTTTGTCATTTGTAATTAAAACTTGGAGGATGAACACTATGTACACAACTGGGCATGTTTGCTTTGCTTAACTGTTGTTATAGCAAGTCACTTAAAGGATTGCTATAACTGCTATAGAGATCTGTAGTGTCTCACACACTGCAGTGCTTAAAGCTGTTTGGCATTGTAAAAAGTGGTGGCTATGTTTTGACCACAACTGATAAAGATTTATTTCTCCTATCAGTGTTTCTACTGCCTCTGCATTCCCAGTTGACATTGAAAGCTTTGAATGATTTCAAAATATGAGATGTGGGCACAAAGGGAAATTTACATGTGCATTCATGTGTCAGCAACGCACCCACCCATGCATATTAACAGATGTACAGTTTTTTGGATGGTTATGTTAGAATCTGCACCTACATTGTATACAGGCCTCTATATATGTTAAGCATGAGAAACTGCAGTGTAAGGTTTAGGCTTAAATAAGAATTTGTTTCACACTTCGGCTTAACCCATTCCCAAGAAACTGGTCACTTCCCgcatcttgagtatcaggattatacacTGAGGAGCTGaaaatgtaaacacacccaagacgCATTTAAAATGCGCAAATACCATTCATTTGGCCTGACGAGACTCATTTGAGCCAGATGTTCaatcagttaaaacacatcaGCACCACTATGCCATTAAAAAGTCTCATTGGAATACAATAcagatattagttttttttttttaacatagtattgactttttaattattaatttacatgtaCAGATTAGTATCAGGCACTGATTTATAtgttgctgtatttaaacacagactgCTATATATTCTGTTGTACACTGTTCTGATTGCGTAAACAATAAACTTTCTTATTGTTCACATTTTAGAAAAATTatactgtttaattatttttgtcactttttttttccCACCGTTGCATAATTTACCCTAAACGTATTTCTGTTTTAATTGTcacagaaaaaaagcattttcataactgcagtttaaaaagattttttttgaaCACGGGACATTTTTACAATTCCAGCATACACaccaatatgacttaaaataaattaacttgtTTAAAGCACTTTGAAAGGGAGCATTTTCAGGAATACGTCACTTCATGCTGTTTGCTCAATGTAATATGTTCAATATAAATGATTCGAAcactaaaagtactttttttttcaattttaagactaatcatttaatttatatgtaaacaaatattaagtgaaatccctatatattaatatttaattgatttttagTATTTCTGTAGATTTTTTTCATATGAATTCACTTTTATGTTTACACGAGTAATAACTGTTGCAGGTTTTAATCACTCATGTTCAGTTAGAGCACCATAGGGGTGGGCAATTTGACAACTTGCCATATTGTGATCAgttttgttattgttatattgATACACTTTTCTGAGCATACCATGGGTATCCTCAGTGTTTAAAGATCAACAGCACGTTTATAAGGAGTGagtgtaattagtcctgtttTAAAAGAGGAGTGCAGCAAACTGCCAGGTATGGTGTAGTGTTTCAGCTgaagtgcttaaaaaaaaagctaaaagtgcattttgtgtGCATGTCCAAATATTGCAATAGCCACCTTGCATCATAAACATGTATTGTAATATTGTGATCTGAGAAACTGTTGTAAACTATTGTGGAATCTATGGCTTGGCATGTGATTTGGGAATTTTTGGTATATCCTATGACTGACTTGTCTCTCGTTCTGTTTCCTCTCAGTTACTGAAAGATGGTGGACCGCTTGGCAAACAGCGAGGCGAACTCCAAGCGCATTGCGGTGGTGGAGGGCTGCTTCGGCACGGCCGGTCAGCCGCTGGCCATCCCAGGGCGCGTGCTAATCGGAGAGGGCGTGCTCACCAAACTGTGCCGCAAGAAGCCCAAAGCGCGCCAGTTCTTCCTCTTCAATGACATCCTGGTGTATGGCAACATCGTCATCCAGAAGAAGAAGTACAACAAGCAGCACATCATCCCGCTGGAGAGCGTCACCATCGACACGGTGGCTGACGAGGGAGACCTGCGGAACGGCTGGCTCATCAAGACCCCCACCAAATCCTTTGCGGTGTACGCCGCCACAGCCACGGAGAAGTCTGAGTGGATGAAtcacatcagcaagtgtgtgtcAGACCTGCTGGAGAAGAGCGGCAAGTCGCCCACTGGCGAGCATGCAGCGGTGTGGGTGCCGGACTCTGAGGCGTCGGTATGCATGCGCTGCCAGAAGGTGAAGTTCACCCCCGTCAGCAGACGTCATCACTGCAGAAAGTGCGGCTTTGTGGTGTGCGGGCCCTGCTCTGAGAAGAAGTTCTTGCTGCCCAGCCAGTCTTCGAAACCGGTCCGTGTGTGTGAGTTCTGCTATGAGCAGCTCTCCACGGAGGCCAGCCTGCCGGTCCGCTCGAACTCCTACAGCCGCACACCTACCAGCAAGTTCCTCACCAACAATGTCTCTGACGACGACGATGAGGACGACAGCAGTGACTGAGGGGCAGAtgcctcccctttttcttttttttaggaatATTAGATATCTTCTCGTTTAGTTCCAATGTGCTTTAGTATCTCGACGTTTTCCTTGTAGAGATTTGAAAAAAGCAAGGATTCCTGAGATGTTATTCGGTCGGCAGCAGCAGTTCTGAAGAAGAAACGCAATAAGTGTATTTCAAATGTATATTGGTTATGTATATGTGGATGAAAAAAGGCTTGATAGGAATCCTGAAATCCTGCCTACAACTAAACATTACTCCCAGACTCAGTTACTTTAAGGTCACTGAATCAACTGCATGTTTGATTATGTGCGTTTGATTTAGTGTCTGCCCTTGGCACATTCATGTGACGGCCCACTACAGGAGATGCATTAACCTTAATTGGTAATTTCAGCCTCTGTTCATACTCTAGCTGCTTTTAATGTACctgatttactattttttttaatccaatgaATCTTCAAGTGTGTCTGCCATGATACTGCTGTTTCTGCAGGGAAGAGTAAGTGAGTTCAGCTGTGTCTGTGCTAATCGTGTGTATGctgactgcaaaaaaaataatcttcaggTAAAACTGTCTGGTTTGTATTGGGTAGggttattacagtatttttctagACATGCCCTTATACAGTTTCCTCTAGTATAGCAGGGCTAACAAAACTAAGTAAGAAAAGTATGCATATTTTGGAAGGTCTGTACATTTTAACTTTAGCTCTTTGGTCCGCTGACCTCGCCGATTTTTGCTAATGACAAATCGGTTAGAAGCTTTTTGAGTTAAGTTGttaataaaatatgtgtatattatgtgGAATGTAGTTGGTTGATACCAAAACATTCTGACAGTCTGACAAAGGCCTTTATTGCCACAGTGCCTTCTTAAATGTTTTTCAGAAGAAAATTATTTGAATCAACTTAGAATAGCCATTGTTAAGGAATATAATGTTATAAAACAATCAGAGCAGAATGATGACTTCATCATCAGGTCTGGTCTTAtttttactaactaactaactaacttagcaAAGCTGGCTAAGAATATAGAATATAGCAACATGTGAAGTTGTGATAATGTACATAGTCCGTTCCAAAAGACAAAATTCTCTTTAGTACagtctaaatatttaatcaattttCCAATATGCAGGCCTTTATTTCTTTATCAGCTTTCCAGTACTGTTCTGAGAGAATTCATGTTGGTTTCACATTGTGTAACTCTGAGGAGAACCCTGGGATGGCCCTGGGCTTTTTTTTGTCGCTCAGCACAACTGGGTGGGCAATATTCGTCAGTCAGTGTTCCCCTGATCTTTAATTTGGGGGCAGGGGATTTGGGCTGCCATGGCTGCACACACTACCGTGGCAATCATTTCCACAAAGTCTGAGAATGGGAATCGACTAGCATTATGGGGAAGTGAcctccacacagacacacacttgaCTTGCTCTACATTTGAATCACACGTGACTAAATAATGCACTAACACTTTGAATTACAGTCGTAAGTGTTTCATTTCTAATTGTGCCGAGAGCTTTCCGATTGAGCATAATCCAGCATGTTGCGAAGTTCCGTGTGCAGTGTGGCGTTCAGGTTGTTGAGCTTATGTGACGGATCTGCTTTCGTCAGCCTTGAGAACTTTGCGTGTCAATAAGGACATGTGCTTACTTGATGGGTCGATCAGGTTTTCGAGATGCTTGTATTTGTAACCTTTACAAAACCTTTACGGAACTGACATGAAAAAGGGAAATCAAATGAACTGGACTCCACACAGTTCCAGACCATCCAGTGATGAATATGCAATGGGGAAATGCATCTAAAATGCCACGTGTTTTCTCAtgatgtttatatatgtatatggagTTTATAACGTTGAGCAGTGCGAtcaatttttgttcatttttgtttttcagattatttgtaatttgtttagATACATAGGAATATACGGCAAGCCGTTTATGGCAAGTATTTTAAAATGCCATCAGTGATAAaagccatatttttttttaaagtaaaaaacttTTAACATCCAAGATCTctgtaatattgtttttttcccccagataTCAGATATTTTTAAAGATAATAATTATAATAGATCTACATCTCAAGAAAATCTGTTATTGCTTTATTAAATTAACTAACGTCATTTAATTAACACAGTTTTCACCTTGTAACTTCGTATGACTGGTTTCCTAATAAGAttttaatcacatgcatttaTGTTCAATAGTCATATCCCTGTTTTCTTAGTCTTGGAGAGATGGTTGTGTTTACACTGTGAATAACGTGGATTTAATGCGTCATcaattttcttttactaaactggTTTGAATCGGCAGGGCTGGGTTTCCCAAAACCAAGATGATTCTTAGATGTTTGCGCAATCATCATACGAGCACACTCTCTTCATTCCAGTTGTGGAACTGGTCTTGGAAATGTTTGTTGGGTGCATTTGCACagatacatctctggaaaaaagtaagagatcaCTTGATGAtcacaaatgatgagtttctttgattttaccaaattaaaaacctctggaaaataatcaagaggaagatgcatgatcacaagccatcaaaccaagctgaactgaatttttgcaccaggagtgtcataaagttatccaaaagcagtgtgtaagactggtggagtagaacataccaagaactcttaaactttatgaatatgaacttgtttgcattatttgaggtctgaaagctctgcatcttttttgttatttcagccatttctcattttctgcaaataaatgctctaaatgacaatatttgtatttcaaatttgggagaaatgttgtctgtgttttatagaataaaacaacaatgttaattttactcaaacatttatctatagtagcaaaatcagagaaactgattcagaaactgaagtggtctcttacttttccCATAACTCTATAATTGTGATACTTAAGGTGTAAATAGAGTTTTTATGTTACCAATAATTAACATGAAAACCAATTAACCAGTAGAAATTGTAATTTGATGAGAAAACTACACTGCAAATCCAGTAAGTAAATATCTGTGTTATTATTTTTGCTATTCAAAACTGGATGGTAGATGTATACCATTTTATATATGAGAGTTCTAAAACTAAACATATTTTGACTGCATATTTCAGAATAAATTGGAAATATCTTGAATTAGCATTTacacaaatcaaaataaaatgttgGATATATGGACCTTAACTTTTATGTGAATCTTGCTAATAGAAAAACTGGTATAAATAATTCTGAATACATCAGTGGTAACATGACTAGTTAAATTATCTAGAAAGTAGATCTGATAatgcatttaaatatttcatagtTAATATCTAAAGCTGAAATTTTGGTACTATGAGAAAGCACACTACAGAAATATTAGATTGAAGTTTCTACCAgtaaaaaaatggagataatggCTTGTATCACTGCTGGCATTTTAAGCTAAGCGCCTTGCCCTAGGAATACGTTTCTGTACTTGATTTCAAAGGTAATAACCTAATTTTACGTTTGAATAACAGTAGGTTTCAGAAACTACAGTATCCTGTCTTTCTTACTGCTTTTTACTCTCAGCCCACTTACAAGAATTGTAATCCTTTCTGTGCTGAAATTttgtacagttttctttttttttttttttgtttagagagTATTGTCAACCTGCAGttgcttctgtttttttgtggGTCTTTGTGTTTTCTGAGCACCTCTAGATCAGCTACCAGCACTTTATTCCTCCTGTTGGCTCGGGAACGGCACTCAGACTAGAAGCTGCAGAGGAAAGTCCATCAAGCTCTGAGCAGAACACACCTGAGATTGGGTGCACCTGTTGGATTCTCCACCACAGCATGATGTGATGAAGGCTAGGAATACCTGGCAATACTAGAGGGCATCTCATGCTACAATACAGTTGGCAAAACACTGTTTTTCATTGGGCTATGTGGTTTATTATGTTGCAAAGGAGGACCCAATCTGAGAACTTGTAAACTAAAATTTGTAGTAGTTTTTTTTGTGAACTTGAATGTAAAGTTTTGAGCTGGTAACTTACTAAATATAGCGGCACAACTTTAAATATGCATGCAAAGTTAAAACTACAaatacaatttatatatttttttgagttcTTGCATATAAACTACAAGTAGGAATTTTGCTTTACAGGTTCTCAGCTTTAAAAAGTTCTCAGTTCAGGTCCCACAACTAATCAAATTTTGCACCATAATTACCTCGATAGGCATGCAAAAAATACCCAGAGCACGGTGGGATATGACTTAAGCACAGAGGGGAAACTGTGATTACATACTGAATCAtcttattttcccttttttttgttgAATGATTTAAATCtgtcaaataatttatgattatGAATTCTGGtgatttttctgttgtttttgggttttatttttgtatctttgtgtttttttttttttgtttgtttgtttgttttctgtttttttttttctttcaaccaTCCGTCTAGTCATTGTAACTCTCGTTTAAAATGTTGAAAGGGCTTAAAGCTGAATGTAATCAATCATATCATTGTTAGATACTAATTTTCaggaagaatatatatatatataaatatatatgaattgGTTAAAAAATGCCTCTTGTCTTGTTTTCATGCTACTCAGGATGGCTGGATGTTGGTGCAGGGAGCAGATAGTGTGGCAGAATAAATGGATGTAGGGAAAGCAGGGAAACGGGCACAGATTAGCCTTCAACCTCCTCCAGAACCGGACAGCGTGATGGTTAATCGGTCAGCCACGGCTCAGTCTATTTGTGAAACAAACACCACCTCACCCCGCCCCTGGCCTGGTCTGGTAATCCTATGCTGTGGTGCTCAACAGGAGTTCAGGATTACCACCCACGTCCCCGCCCACCTCATTCCAAAGGTAAATGTAGGTTGAGGATTAGTCTTAACAGGTTTGATCCTGACTGTGAGGAGCTGCTTGATTATTGATCATCTTCCTAAGAACCGAATAACCTTGTTTAGATGCTAAAGACATCCCTAGGGTTTCATTTATGTTAATGTTGTACCAGCCATATTTTTGGGGTTTAATTTATGGCTTTGCCAGTTGTCAGAGATGAAGAATGGCTCAAATTAGCTTCTTACTTTACAAGGAAAACATTGGTACCTTGACAAagataataaaatatgtttatttttatagatATCTTGATTTATCATTTTGACTAGTCAAAAAGCATCAGGTTTACAAATCACT contains the following coding sequences:
- the plekhf2 gene encoding pleckstrin homology domain-containing family F member 2; amino-acid sequence: MVDRLANSEANSKRIAVVEGCFGTAGQPLAIPGRVLIGEGVLTKLCRKKPKARQFFLFNDILVYGNIVIQKKKYNKQHIIPLESVTIDTVADEGDLRNGWLIKTPTKSFAVYAATATEKSEWMNHISKCVSDLLEKSGKSPTGEHAAVWVPDSEASVCMRCQKVKFTPVSRRHHCRKCGFVVCGPCSEKKFLLPSQSSKPVRVCEFCYEQLSTEASLPVRSNSYSRTPTSKFLTNNVSDDDDEDDSSD